The Herbiconiux sp. A18JL235 region GCGGTCGTGCGCGAGACCCTCGAGACCTTCGGCTTCGACCGCGCGATGTTCGCCTCGAACCTGCCCGTCGCCACCCTGACGGCACCCACCTTCGACGATGTGATGGAGGTGATGCTCACCGGCGCTGCCGGAGCATCCGTCACCGAGCTCGACCAGCTGTTCCACGCCACGGCCGCGCGGGTGTACCGCGTGAGCCTCCCGAACCCCACCACAGAAAGCTGACCATGACCACTGTCAACGACGACAAGCTCTTCCGCAAGGTGATGCTGCGCGTCCTCCCCCTCGCCATGCTCGGGTTCTTCCTGTCGTACCTCGACAGGGTGAACATCGGCTACGCGCAGGAGACGATGAGCGCCGACCTCGGCTTCTCCTACGCCGTCTACGGCCTCGGTGCCGGCCTGTTCTTCGTGGGGTACTTCATCTTCGAGATCCCCTCGAACCTCATCCTCGCCCGCGTCGGCGCCCGCAAGTGGATCGCCCGCATCATGATCACCTGGGGCATCATCTCCGGGCTCATGTTCTTCGTGAACAGCGAGTGGCTGTTCTACCTGCTGCGGTTCCTGCTCGGTGTGGCCGAGGCGGGCTTCATCCCCGGCATCCTGTTCTACATGGCGTCGTGGTTCCCGCCGAGCCGCCGCGGCCGTGCCTGGGGCATCTTCTACATCGCCCTCGCCTCCTCCGGCCTCATCGGCGGCCCCGTCTCGGGCGTCATCCTCGCCAACATGGACGGCATCGGCGGGCACGCCGGCTGGCAGTGGCTGTTCTTCATCGAGGCCATCCCCACCGTGCTGCTCGGCATCGTCATCCTGTTCGTGCTGCAGGAGGACTACCGCACCGTGAAGTGGCTGAAGCCCGTCGAGAAGGACCGCCTGGGCGCGCTGCTCGCCGCCGAGGCGCCGGCCGGCGGCCACACGCCGCTGCGTCAGGTGTTCAAGAGCAAGCTGATCTGGATGCTCACGGCCGTCTACTTCTCCTACAACTTCGCGCTCTACGGCATCAGCTTTTGGCTACCGAACCTCGTCGGCGAGCTCGGCTTCGCGGGCCCCATCGCCATCGGCTTCATCTCGGCGATCCCGTCGCTGGCGGCGATCGTGTCGATGGTGACCTTCGGCTTCCTCTCCGACCGCGCGGGCGAGCGCAAGAAGTTCATCGCCGCCGCCTTCGTGCTCTCGGCGATCGGCTTCGCGCTGTGCATCGTCGCGGGAACGTCGAACCCCGTCCTCGGCGTCATCGGGCTGTCGCTCGCCAACGCGGGTGCCCTGTCGATCCCGGCGATCTTCTGGAGCTTCCAGACCTCGATGCTCGCGGGCACCGCACTCGCCGGCGGCATCGCGCTCATCAACTCGACCGGAAACCTCGCGGGCTTCGCCGCCCCGTACCTCATCGGCGCGGTGAAGGACTCGCTCGGCTCGGCGACCGTGGCGCTCTACATCACCGGCGGCATCATGCTGCTCGGGGCGGTGCTGGTGCTCACCATCAAGCGCAGCGGGCGGGTGCCGCGCGAAGACGACGTGACGCCCGTGGCCGGCATCGGGTCGGATGCGGCTCCGGATGCGGCGTCGGAGCTCAGACCACAGGCAGGTCGGGCCCGGTGAGTCGCTGCAGCGAGCCGCCGCTGATGTACGACAGATAAGGACGCAGGGTGCCCGTGCCGGTCGGTTGGTCGGCACGGGCGATGGTGAACAGCTTCAACCGCGGGGTGTCGGTGTAGTAGTAGTTCACCGAGCCGAAGTTCGTCGACGAGAACTGCGTGGTCGACGAGACGTTCGTGAAGCTGCCCGACCCCGTGGGCTGGATGATGAACGACGCCGGCGACCCGAACTGCATCGGGCCCGGGTCGAAGGCGAGAGTCGCCTGTCCGCCCGGCGCGATCGAGGGGACGTTCCACGACCACTGCGCCTGCGACGGGTTGTTGAGCAGGATCGGCCAGTCCACCACGAGCGGCGCCGCGGGCGCCTGCGGCGACGGGGAGGTCGTGGCGAGCACCGTCGTCGAACCCGGCATCAGCTCCGCGGTCGAGAAGGTGACCACGGCCCCCGGCGTCGTCTCGCCCGGGGCGAGGGTTCCCGCCCAGATGAAGATGACGAGCGAGCCGGCGTTCTGACCCTGCTGCCACCCCTCCCCGACGATCGACACGTTCACCGTGAGCTCGGCCGGCTGAGTCACGTTCACGACGACGGTGTCGAGCGGGCCGGTCGTGGTGTTCGTCACCGAGAGCGTCGACGTGGTCATGCGCACACCCGTCGAGGGAATGGATGCGGTGCTCGCCGACCAGGCAGGCGTCGCTTCGCCCGCGGTGCTCGCCGCAGCGGCGGGTGCCGCGGCAGCGGCCACCACGACGGGTGCCGCCCACGCCGCGCCCAGGATCGTGCGGCGCTGCACGCCGAGTCGCACGTCGTGCCGGTCGAATTCACTCATGGCCTGTCCCCGTCCCCCGCGGTCCCGTCAAGAGTATGCGAGGGATGCGCGTGAGGGAATCGCAGGCGTCACCTCAGACAACGCTGATGTACGTCGGGTAGCTTCGCTGCTCGTGTCGGAGTCAGAAGAGCACGAGAGCGTCGGGCGTCACGAGAGCGCGGCCGCGCGACCGGTGTCGCGCGCCGCAGGCATCCGCGTGCGTGAAGCCGATCTCGGGGCGAGCACGCCGATCGGCGGCGGCCCGGCCACCGAGGTGCACCGCCTCGACAGCTTCACTGTGCCCGGGCACCGCGGCGGGCTCGCGTTCGTGCGGTTCCGCGACGTCGAGGCTCCGTTCTGGAACTCGGCGACCCTCGCCCGGCTCGTCGCCCTCCGCTGGGCGCTCGACGCGGGCGACCGGGCGACCCTCGACGGGGTGGCGGCGTGGCCGCTGGCCGTGGTGGAAGGCGACGACGGGGCGGCCGTGGGGTGCCTCGTGCCGTTGGCCGCGCATCCGTTCTACTTCGTGCCCGCCGAGGAGCGCGGGAGCAAGTCGCCGCAGCACGCGCGCTGGCTGGTGAGCGCGCCGAAGCGGGCGCGGCGAGCCGGTGCCGCACCCGTGTCGGAGCGCGACCTGCTCACCCGCATCACCGTGCTCGCGCGGGTGTGCGTGCTGGTCGAGCTGCTGCACCGCAACGACGTGGTGTTCGGCGACCTCAGCGAACGGTCGGTGCTTTACGGAGTCGGCGAGGTGGCAACGGCGTTCGTCGTCGGATGCGAGGGCGCCGCCTTCGCGGGCGACGAGACACTGCAGCGCAACAGCGCGGGCTGGGCGGCGCCCGAGGCCTACGGCGAGGCGGATGCCGCGCTCACGACCACCCCGTCGGTGCAGACCGTCGCGACCGACCGGTACAAGCTCGCGCTGCTCATCCTGCGCGTGCTCGCGCCGGCGGGCGAAGGGCTCGAGCGCAGTCGCGACCCGGAGCGCCTCCGCACCGTGCTCGACGCGACCGGAGTGCAGCTGATGACGGATGCGCTCGCCGACGACCCGGCGCACCGCCCGACCGCCGCCGAGTGGTACGGCTACCTGAGGGGGGTGCTGCTCGAGAATCTCGCGGCACCCGTCATCCGGAGCGTCGAGGTGAGCCCCGCGCTCGTGGCGGAGGGCGACGAGGTGCGGCTCGAGATCTCGGTGTCGGGTGCCCAGCAGGTGACGATCGAACTGCCGGGTCGCGCGTTCATCACCCGCGAGGTGTCGCGGCGCGTGGTGTCGGAGCGGTTCACCGCGCGGCAGAGCGGGCGCATCAGCGTGCGGGCCCGCAACGCCCACGGCGAGGTCGAGGTGCTGTCCGATCCCGTGCGGGTGCTGCCCGTGCCGACGCCCGGGCGGCTACCCGTGGCGACGGTCGAGGTGCCCGGGTCGCTCGGCGTGCTTCCCGACCTGGCGCCGTTGCAGGCGGGGCTGGGCATCGCATCCGGAGCCGAGTCGGATGCGGGCGGCTCGCCCTACGAGCGCATGGCGGCCCTCCGAGCCCGCCTCGACGCCGACGCGATGCCCCTGAACGACGTGCTGCGCATCGGGCTCGAGGCCGAGCGCGCCTCCCGCGACCACGCTGCGCTCTTCCCCTCGTTCGAGAGGTTCCTCGGGGAGCTGCTGCCCCCGGGCGGGCCCTCTCTCCCCCCTGAGGCGCGGGGCCCGCGCACTTAGGGGCTGCGCCCGCGCGTTGGTCGCGCAATCTGCTCGCATTTCGCGGAATGGGAGCTTTTTGCGCGACCAACGCCTCGC contains the following coding sequences:
- a CDS encoding MFS transporter yields the protein MTTVNDDKLFRKVMLRVLPLAMLGFFLSYLDRVNIGYAQETMSADLGFSYAVYGLGAGLFFVGYFIFEIPSNLILARVGARKWIARIMITWGIISGLMFFVNSEWLFYLLRFLLGVAEAGFIPGILFYMASWFPPSRRGRAWGIFYIALASSGLIGGPVSGVILANMDGIGGHAGWQWLFFIEAIPTVLLGIVILFVLQEDYRTVKWLKPVEKDRLGALLAAEAPAGGHTPLRQVFKSKLIWMLTAVYFSYNFALYGISFWLPNLVGELGFAGPIAIGFISAIPSLAAIVSMVTFGFLSDRAGERKKFIAAAFVLSAIGFALCIVAGTSNPVLGVIGLSLANAGALSIPAIFWSFQTSMLAGTALAGGIALINSTGNLAGFAAPYLIGAVKDSLGSATVALYITGGIMLLGAVLVLTIKRSGRVPREDDVTPVAGIGSDAAPDAASELRPQAGRAR